The Salmo salar chromosome ssa19, Ssal_v3.1, whole genome shotgun sequence DNA window CTATTAATCAACCTGCTGTCTTGGTCTTATGCCCACAAGTCCTTTTGTGTTCTAGGAAATGTATTCTTAGACATTTAGTTTCAACCGCTGCTCGTCAAATAGATGTTATCCATCCTAAAAATAGCTACAACATGTCACTTGTGTAAAAATTAGGGTTTACCACAGGGAATAGACTTCATGTTTCCACAACAGGGTTGGGATGCAGACATTGATCTATGCAAAACATGTCCAGAATGCTGTCTTTTAATCAACACATATCTTTGAAAATAGTCAATTTAGATGTTGAATTTGTTCTGTGGATGAAGAATGTGGGCTGTTGCTAACAAGTATAGCCAAATCTTACAGAATGTAAAACATAATTCAACAACCTTGAATTCTACGCATTTCATATAATGACATCATACACATGAATGGAACTTTTTCACAAACATTTAATTATTTTAATTCATAACAGTTTCAagtgaaaatacatgtatttttatatatattgtatTTGAAACTGGAGAAATTGAAACATTTCAGATAGTTTTGAAGCAGTTATGCAGAACATAGTGCTTGGGCTGGGGTCAACCTCaatccactacagaacagattaGGATTTAGGGAGGACAAAGAAGTTCATCTACCCTTAAGAATAATGGTTTAACAACAAGCCTGCACTTTTActctatatttaaaaaatgaaaaacttCAGCGCAGCTATTTTTATGGTGAGGTACGGTATGTGAAAAGGCAAtttttcacacacacatccattgtCTGACTTTGAGTTTTTCCAGGAATTCCTGATTATACACCACACAAATCACttaagtcaaacacacacacacacacacacacacacacacacacacacacacacacacacacacacacacacacacacacacacacacacacacacagagtctttCCCTGGAAGTACCTCAGACTGATTATTTCAGTCGGCGTTTAGCCTGCTGAGTGTCTGGTGGTATTTCTGTTCTCTCGATaggcttgtctctctctctgtgtgtgtgtgtgtgtgtgtgtgtgtgtgtgtgtgtggtcattcACACTCTACTAGCTAGAAAGAAAGGACAGACAAACACGTGTGTTGCGCAATCAGTTAAGATATAGACATAGAGGCACAGAGTAGAAGAGTTTGTTTCCCAAGCTTGTTAAAGCCACTCTGAcagcctgtacacacacacactacacacttaaCAGCCAATGACTTTGAACCTTCAACTCCCGTTAACAATACTGCTagcttaatacacacacacacacacacacacacacacacacacacacacacacacacacacacacacacacacacacacacacaacctgttgCTTTAATCCATCACCTCTCATTAACTTTGACtgcaggttaatacaggctagcACACACTCCATCTCAGTCAGGATTAACACTCTTAACTGAGCTGTACTCCTCCTGGTCATCTTTTCTACTGTTGTCTAATATATCAATTTCACTAATTGACCCACTAGAAAGAATAGCCCAAGTTTGCTGTCTCTATGGTGTTGTCCTTTATGTCTAATAACTCTCCTATCCTTTTtcatttctctgtctcctctcatctctctctctctcctttccccctctcctcctctctctccctctggcagtAAAGTTGCTTGTTTTGGCTGATGAAGTGTTGGCCTTCCGGAAAACACTGGGACATTTACAGGAGATTCCaagctgtgtacacacacacacacacacacacacacacacacacacacacacacacacgttgcacTGGCATTCCAAAAACACAGCACATCAGAAAAGCGATAGGAATTTTCCACTAGGATCAAAGTTCTGTTTTAATAGCAAACAAAACATATTTACTGAATGATATTGGTTTTGGACCATACGTACAGGCCTCCTGTTGTCGTCTAACCTCCACGACACTGGCTCAGATATCATATGTTTCCCAGTTAGTCATCAGAACTGAGCTTCTCATTCAGCCATCTTCATACATCTCATAGTGTTTGGTGGATTTTGGTTCTGTCAACTAGATGGGCCTGTTCATCAACTAACTTTCACTTGCAGACAGACATGgaggctcaaacacacacacagatctctttctctctctctctctctctctgaacaggaGTAGTCACCTCAGTGCTACAGGTAGAGAGGGTAGGAGGGTGAAACAGAGCTGTATTTAGTAGaagacagaacagtgagacacTTGTGTTTCCCGTATCTGAGGTAACCTActaaacagtctctctctctctctctctctctctctctctctcaattcaatgaagtggataataaacaaaagtgaaataactctctctctccccatctctctctctctcgctcttcccccctctctctctatctatctctccccatctctcgccctcgctcccccctctctctccccatctctatctctttctctcccccctctctctccccatctctcactctttctctctctcgctctccctcagaCGGGGCTGATGGTGGCGTGTTACCAGGGTTACGTTGATGTTGTCATAGCGTTGGCCCAGTGTTCTCACCTGGATGTCAACTGGCAGGACAAGGAGGGGAACACTGCCCTCATCACCGCTGCCCAGgcaggtaggacacacacacacacacacataaacccaTAGACCcatacacacgcctacacactcaccggcatgcacgcacacacacacttcaaaaagGTTCACagccctctctttatctctctctctttccctcattccCCTCATTCCCCTCCTTTCCCTCCAGGTCACATAATGATCAGTAACTACCTGTTGAACTACTTCCCTGGTCTGGACATAGAGAGGAGGAACTACCATGGCTTCACTGCTCTGATGAAGGCTGCTATGCAGGGCAAGGTGGAGTGTGTACGAGCCCTGATGCTAGCAGGTACTTACACAGATGGACACAAATAAATTACTTTCACTTATATTTCATAATTTATACAGAATTTCAATATTTAACCTCAAACAGTAACTTCTAGCATGAATAACATCTCCTACCACCAGTAGGGTGATATCTTCAGGATGTTGTCATACATTTTTCTTCTCATGCCTttccttttcctcctctctcctctttaagGAGCTGACATGGAGACGAGAGACTTTGGTCGTAAGCTGACCTCCAGAGAGTGGGCGCTCTTCACGGGACGCTACGATACCGCCTGGGCCATGACACGCCTCCAGTCCCGACCCTGTCCTTATCAACTGTGTGACACTTACAGGTAGACTCAACTTTATGAGTAatgttgatgatggtggtggtggtgaggatgataATGATGGTAATGGTGGCAAggatgataatgatggtgatgaggatgataatgatggtaatggtggtgaggatgataataatgatggtgatgaggatgataaTGATGGTAATGGTGTTGAGATGATaataatgatggtgatgaggatgttGGTGATGATTCATATTATCATTATATAATGTCATCGATATAATTGAATATTGTTATTCTTCAAATCGTACTATTTCCTAATCTGATATTATTGTTATGGGCCAGAGTGGCCCCAGCTGGTTTCTCTAATAGCTAATGCCCCGGGGGCTGTGTGTAGCTAGACATActtcatacagtacatacagtactaccactattactagctAAGTCATTATATTCATGTAATTGTATTATTTTCCAGTCCAGAGTGGCCTCAGCTGGCTTCTCTAGTATCTAAGGCCCGGGAGCCTCGAGGGTGTATGCAGCGTATATCAGACACCATACGGAACGCTCTGACATTCGCTAACATCACAGAGCCTGACGACGAAGGAGTCTTAGATCACCTAGTCACCGTGACAACAGCCCTAGGGAGCCCCTTTGTGGTGGTGGCGTGTTCCACCGTGAGTTAGAAACTTCTGTTTcgtcttccttcctctcttcatCTTTTTCACTTTCTTCTATTGAACcattctctctgtctttgtctctctctctctggctttatGTTCTCAttgctccctccccctcctcatgTATACCTGTTTGTTCTTACTGTCTAGGTGTGTCCGTCAAGCCCGCCCTGCGTGGGTAAACGTCGCTACTCCGTCCCAGAGATCCTCCGACGCCAACGGGCCAAAGAACTGAAAACCCTGAACCCTGAGAGGCTCGACGACCACCGCAAACTCTTCCAGAATTCACGGGTCACTCTGGTGCCTAAACCTCCAAAGGACCGGCGGTCCAGCCTCCCGCCGCAGAACAAAAGCCCCACCACGACTAACCCTAACCTGGGTACGGTGTCTGGGTCTGGGGCCCTTTCCTCGGTGGCCCTGCGTAGAGCTAGCCTGCTGCCCCTGGGTATGGTGAGGCGTAGTAGTGTACGGCCAGGGCTGTCCATTCCCAAGGTGAGAATCACTAAGGCCCCAACGCCAACCTATGAACCTGAGAGAGTCCGCAGGAAGAGCAGCTTTAAAGATGGTGGGGGCAACTTCCTGCAGCTCCCAAAGTGGAGGTATAAAgaactgaaggaggagaggaagagagtggaggaggcggagaggaggagggtggaggtggcCACGAGACGGCACCTGGCTGTCGGGAAGAGGAAATGACACCACAGGAGGAAATGATGTCACTCCACCCTTTCCTCCACTGTTGCCAGGTCAGTAGATAGTGTTCAGAGGGGGTTGGATACTTGAAATGTTTGATGTTAACTTATTTTCGTATTTATTTCGCTTTCTTTGGAGTAAAAAGTTAAAAGTGATTTCTGTATTACCTGGCACTTACCCAGGTTACAAACCCATATGACCTGACTGAGTACAGATAATGTTTCACTGATATATCTGACACATCACAAATTGAAACTTTATTGCCTACAATTATGACACAATAAGTGTCGGGGAAGGGTTTGAATGGGACAAATAAGAAGGGTTACAATATTGCGTAGCCTATAACCTTTGAGTAAGCCTACCAGCATGTCAAACTGATTTATCGCCAAAGCTAAACATAAGATAAGCTTTATTTTATAAGCAATGGCATTTGTCTGAGCAATAATAGTTTATTTGTAGATAGGCACTATGGTATGTTTATATTGGCTTTTTGAAAGCTTTTTTAATTCTGTGAATGTATTTTGAATATAGATTGTaccttagagcgttgggccagtaactgaaaggttgctggatcgacaaggtaaaaatctgtcgttctgcccctgagcaaggcagttaacccactgttccccgggcgccgaagacgtggatgtcgattatggcagcacccccacatctctctgattcagaggggttgggttaaatgcggaagacacatttcagttgaacacCTGACTAGGTCCCCCTTTCATCAGATATTTTCAATTAGAGATATAAAAGGTGGCTTTTTTTTAATCACTTTTTATTTTCTACTAAAGTAGACATTAAGAGAATGTGAATGAAATTGTTTTCATTGTCTGAAAAAAATATCCCAACACTACACTGTTGTAATGTGACAC harbors:
- the ankrd33ba gene encoding ankyrin repeat domain-containing protein 33B — its product is MVLITDERDGGGSSTTARVKQQQQNPKGTSGIAQVHPTINEESPSLSDDDSYLGSCESEGDENEEYDDFSLLPDSKSIASDDSFYPPDDVFADNERTPSPQSPEPLTFFQACCTNNATIVRIMIRQGVRVEEVRETDRNNRTGLMVACYQGYVDVVIALAQCSHLDVNWQDKEGNTALITAAQAGHIMISNYLLNYFPGLDIERRNYHGFTALMKAAMQGKVECVRALMLAGADMETRDFGRKLTSREWALFTGRYDTAWAMTRLQSRPCPYQLCDTYSPEWPQLASLVSKAREPRGCMQRISDTIRNALTFANITEPDDEGVLDHLVTVTTALGSPFVVVACSTVCPSSPPCVGKRRYSVPEILRRQRAKELKTLNPERLDDHRKLFQNSRVTLVPKPPKDRRSSLPPQNKSPTTTNPNLGTVSGSGALSSVALRRASLLPLGMVRRSSVRPGLSIPKVRITKAPTPTYEPERVRRKSSFKDGGGNFLQLPKWRYKELKEERKRVEEAERRRVEVATRRHLAVGKRK